The sequence CGGAGGTCGATGCCGCCGACAATGCCGGCAGCGCCGTCAACACCAGCGGCGTGTGGACCTTCGGCACACCCGTCGGAGATGTGGAAGTCGCCGGGCGTTTCCGCGCGACGGCCTCGACCTTTGCTCCGATCGACCGCATCAACGACATCGAATTCTCGCGCCGCTGGGACGTGGCCGCCACCACGTCCGCAACGGAGACAATACGCGAGGGCAGCTTCGCGCTGAAACCCGCGTCCTTTGCGCGCGCGTCCGTCGGCGCGGGCAGTTACACACGAGGCGATTTTTCATCGCGGCGCATTGAAACACAACTCACACTGTCGGAGAGCGCGGCCGAAGCGTGGATCCCGCAACTGTCGTGGCGCGGCGAACACATCACAAGCGACGACCGCGCGGCGCGCGGCAGCGGCACATGGCTGCGGCAGCGCGGCGAGGCGCGGTACACGAAGGGATTCATACAACCGACGCTGCGTTTCGAAAGCGAGGACCGCTCCGCATCCGCAGCCGACACCCTTCTGCCCGTGAGTCTGTCGTTCGTCGACGTGCGTCCCGGCTTTATCCTGCCCGCGATCGGCGCCATGAGTTTTGCCGCCGAGATCGGCTACCGCAGCGACAACGCGTGGCAGCGTGGATCCGTCGTGAAACAGTCCGACGACATATACCAGCAGTACACCTTGACGCTGCGACCCTGGAACGACCTCAGCGCCAACGCGGCCGTGACATTGCGCGACAGGCGCTTCAGCGAGAGTTTCCGCAGCGCGGGCAACAGCGATCTGCAGACCATCCTGACCAAGACCCAGATCCAGTACACGCCCTTCAATCGCGCCCTGGCGGCGGATGTGCTGTACGAAGTGTCCACCGAAAAGACGTCCAAACTCGAACGCGCCTTTCTGAAGGTTCCCTTCGGACAGGGCAACTACGTGTACAAGGGCGACGTGAACAAGAACGGTGTCGAAGACGAGAGCGAATTCGAACCAACACGCTTCGATGGCGACTACGTGGCCATCACCGTGCCCACCGACCGACTCTTCCCCGTGATCGATCTGCGCAGCAGCGTGCGCCTGCAGGTGCGTCCCGCGCGCGTCCTGGGCCGCGACGGCGGCGGCTTGCTCGCCGCGCTGGGACGCGCGCTGTCGAGCGAGACCTCGGCGCGCATCGAGGAGAAAAACAGCACGGCCAACACGGCCGACGTGTACCTCCTGCGTCTCGCGCGGTTCCTGAACGACACGCTCACACTGCGCGGCTTCCAGAATTTGCGCCAGGACTTTTTCCTCTTCGAGCAAAATTCGGAGCTGTCGCTCCGATTCCGCTACGAACAGAACCGCGGCTTCAGCCAGTTCGCGCTTGCGAACGAGCGGAGTTTCCGCGCCGAGCGGTCGCTGCGCCTGCGCACACAGCCCGTGCGTGAAATCGGCGTGCAGGCCGATCTTGCCTTCACCAACGACAACGTATCGACCACGCAGGCCAGCAATCGCGCGCGTGCGCTCGACGCCGTGGTGTTCACCGCCGATTTTTCATACCGGCCCGCGGCGCGCGTCGAGGTGGGTTTTGTCCTCGGCGCAAAGGACGCGCGCGACCGCTATCCCGGCCAGGAGACCGAGGCCAGCATCAATACGCAGGCCCTTCGCACCACGGTGACCTTCGACGGACCCGGCCGTCTGCGCATTGAGGCCGAGCGCGGCGAGGTGCTGTTTTCGTCCGCCGTCGCCCGCTTTCCGTTCGAACTCACCGACGGCAAGGCCGAGGGAAAAAACTGGGTGCTGCGCAGCAACTTCGACTACCGCATCACGGCCTTTCTTCAAGCCACGCTCAGTTACCTCGGACGCAGCGAAGGCGGCGGAACGTTTGTGCATACTGCACGAGCCGAAGTGAGGGCGTTCTTTTAACGAGGAGATGGGAGAGAGGAGTTAGAAGTTGGGAGATGAAATATGGGCCGTGAACCAATTCAGTCCGCAATGGGAGAGTCAACTGTTCAAAGACACAATTCTACCAGATTCTCACTCCCAGCTCCTAGCTCCTCATGCTTCACATCCAGTTATTTCCCTGCATCGGCGGTCATCGGAGCCCACGTCATACCCATCTGCTCCATCATCTTGCCCATGTCGAAGTAGCCCCAATGCTCGACACCCTTTCCATCCTTGAAGCGGACGATGTCGACTCCTTCCACATCCATGGCCTTGCCGGTGGCGGGCATGCCTTCCACTGACCCCGTGTTTGTGCCGGTCCATCGATAGTGCGACATGACCAGATCACCCTCGGCGATCATCCAATTGACCTGCACCTTGAAATCCGGAAGCATGGTTTCCGTGGCTCTCATGGACTCGAGCAGTCCTGCGAGACCTTTGCTCTTCATCATGGGATCAGGCGTGTGTTCCGTGTAATTGACGTCGACAAAGTCGCCAAGTTTGTCGAAGTTCCGATTGTTCATGGCGTCGACGAAGGCCTGCATGGTCTTTTTATTCTGTTCCTCCATTGCGGCATTGGGGTCGGCCGGCTTGCAGGCCGACAATAACGACACGATCGCGACAAGCGCGCACAGCGTGGTGGTGCGATGCATGAGATCACTCCTCAGAATATATGTGAAGGGAATTATGGTCGGAAAGTAGCGGACAGACTGACATAATGCAACAAGTTTCATCCGAATTATATATACCGATTTTTCAAGATGATCGAACCGTCCCTCCGTAATCCTGACCCCATGTCGCCGATAAAGGAATAGAGGATAATGGGATTGTTTTATCCCATTCCTCAATGCCGACCTCTTCTCCCCTTCCCCGTACACCGTTCACGTTCCCCGTTCCTCGTTCACCGTTCCCCGTTCCTCATCCCGCGCAACTGGAGCACAGCCAGACCGAGCATGTACGCCGCGAAGAGAAACGACACAGCCATGGACCCGTAGGCAACAGGCAGCCCAAATGAAGGTTTGGACAGTTCGTTCAGACCCAGAGGGAAGATCACAAAAAAGCCGAGCAGCATGATGGCGGGACCTAGCAGCGTGCCGATCGGCTTTCCACGCAGTGTCATTACACCCGTTATGAAGAAGGCGGGCATGATGAAACACAGGTCGAGTATGTAAATCGAGTACAGATATTCGATACGTATATGCTCGCGCATGATCGGCACGAGGGCGGCTGTCCACAGTGCGGTGAAAATAACCGCGATGACGATGGACGACCATGCGGTGACACGCCCGATGCCCCTGGGCAGCGTCCACCCAGCAAGGTTTTCCTCGCGCAAGGTCGAGAGACCGTACACCAGCGACCAGAACGACGAGGCGAAGATGAGAGCATACACCAGGTACAGGGCGTTATACACACGTTCGATGGTGAAGATGCCGTAGAGATACAATAGCGAACCGATCAGCCCGGCGATCACCACCTGCCTCCGCAGTTCGCTGCGCTGCACGCGCACAATGTGCAGAAAGAGGAAAGGACAGAGCAGCAGCGTCAGAATATCCTGCGGCAGCGCGCCCGGCAGGAACTCCGGAGCAAAGAGACCGACGTAGATGTCGCGCCAGATCACGCCGCACAGAGAAGCCACAAATGCTCCCGCGACGGGGATGGTCCAGAATATTTTTGCAAGACGGAGGTTCGGCATCATGATTTATTGCTCTTTTTTGGACTAATATACGGACATCGGTCCGCTTAGCACACATCTCCTGTCTCCTTCCTCCGGTATCCTCACGCGCATGAAAGGAGACAGGATGCAGGAGACAGGAGACATCGGTCCGCTCAGCGCAGATCTCCCGTCTCCTTCCTCCTGTATCCTCACACGGATGTAAGGATACAGGAAGGCGGTATGTCACTTCGCAATATTCGAAGGCACAGGAAACGGATTCCCTTTACGTGGCACACGCTGCGCCATCGCTTTTCCCTCGGGCGTCGTCCAGGGGAGCCCGTAGAATAACGACGTTGAAGGCCCCGCAAGACGTCCATCGAGCGGACTGCCGCCCGCCGGTATCTCCATCTCGACCAGATAGGTGTTGTACCCGAGATTCACATTGGCGCGCTGTTCGGGATGGAGGTTCGGCCGTCCGTCCTGGCCCACCGTGAAACGCCAGGTGCGCCACACCTCGCCATTGTTCATCAGTGCGCACTCCCATTCGCCCGGATAATCCTCGAGCGCGATGCGGTTCTCGTCGCGGTTGGCTTTCTCTCCCCAGGTGAGGGGCGCGTGCACCTTCACCATACGAAAGCCGATTTCGTCGCGATACTCAGTGCCGCGCTTGTACTGCGCCGCGATGCGGTCCTGATGAATGACCACATACGAGTGTTTCACCTGGCTCACCACCTGATCCGCATACGGCATCGGACCGGGAAGCGACAGGCGCTTCCCGTTTACCGTGACGCGCATGTAACAGTGCGGCAATTCCTTGCCCTTCTCCGAGGGCGAAAGACTGTAAAAGAACTCCACGTGGTTGGCGCCGAGCCGCTCGGGGCTCGAAGTCCAGTCGAAGTATCCGGCGTATTCACGCGGACGCAGCATCATAAAACTCGCGGCCGCCTCGTTGTGCCGGTTGATGTAATACTGCGGCGGCGCGAGACCCGCCTCCTGCCCCGAACGCACGCGGTTCACGGTCCGTACCTCGAAACGATATGTGCGTACGAGCGCCTCCGCGTCGGTCTGTCCGTCGACGGTGTACACCTGCACCTCGAAGTCGCCCGTCTCCTTTGTTGCGGATTCCTTGTTCCAGCAGTCGGCTGTCATCATAAAACTTTCATCGAGCGCATTGTTCCGGTTCACGTACACGTACGTCTCGCAACGGGTGGTGGCAATGGTTTTACCGCCTTTGCGAAGCACCAGCTTGATCGCGCTCCGGTTCGGATATTCTCCGAACACACGAACGAACGACTTCAGATACCATCCCGTGCTGACAGGGACGTTGTTGGGTCCGAGCGCCTCCCCATTGACCGCCTCGAACCAGGTGAAGCCGTCGTCCACCACCCCTTGGCGCGCCTTCTGCGCAATCATGTCGCCCGTGACGGCCAGCATTGACAGCAGCAGAATCGCGTGTATTGTCAGTGTCCTCATGAATCGTCTCTTTGATAATGAATGATGGATGTTCGTATCGTATCCATCCGGCGGATGTATGCGGACCGCTCGGACTATACTCGGCCATGCCGGGCAGATTCCTGCGCGGCAATATTAAGACCCCGTGATCCGATACTATGGGGGAAGTCGCTTGGTGTATTGCGGCAAGTATACGATGCGGCGGGATGTGATGCCACACCAGAGCGGTTGGGGTGGAGCCGTGCGCCTCAGCCGTCCATGCAGCCGCGTCCGCATGCGTGTCACTTTCTTCTTCGCCAAGTTTTACGCAGATTCTGAAGACCATACAGTGAGCATCGACATGAGACTTGTATACGGAACCATTGCAGGATTACTGCTGCTCGTCGGATCCGCGGCGGCACAGCTCGAGGAAGTGCTTGTCCCTTCCTTCTCGCCCGAACTCCCCTACGCCGCGATCGAGTGGGCCGATTCGAGCACGGGCTTCGTGTTCGACGAGGGCGGCAGGTATATCAAGACCTCCGACGGAGGAGCGACATGGAAGGCGGATTCGCTTCCCTTCTCCTTCATCGGTCCGAACACCATCGGCTACCGAAAAGTGCACGAGGTAGATTTCCGCACGCGTGATTTCGGAGTCGTCGTTTTTTCGCGCAGACATGACACTCTCTTTTACGCGTGGACAGAAAACGGCGGCAGCACTTGGACGCCGATGCAGACGCGCATTCCCGGACGTTACGGCGGCTGGGTACGGCCCAACGTGTACCTGCGTCCGTTGCACAGGAATCTCTGGTTTCTGCAGTACGGACTCGATTCGCTTTCGACACGCCTCTACAATCCCGCGCTGTTTCAATCCACCAATCAAGGCCAGAGCTGGGAACGCATCAGCGTGGATCCCGAGGTGGTGATCTCCTACCCCGATGTGGTCGAGATGCACACCTACGTGATGCTCGACGCCATGCGCCACATCGTGTTCATCGGCACCACCGGGCGGCTCAGCGAGGAGATCCCGCGCTTCTGGGCGCGCGGCACTTTCGACGGCGGGCGCACGTGGATCACGCAGGAGTGGAACAACGGGCAGTCCTCGCCACTCGAGTTCCGCGCCATCCGTATGACAAGCGACACAAGCTTTTCCATGATCTTTAATGCGGGCAGCGCCACAACGAGGGCCTGGACGCCCGGCCCTGACGCCGGCACCGCTCCCACCATCACCGTCGCGTGGCCCGACCGTTCGATCTGGACATCACGCGCCGAAGTGCTCCCGCGTCCCGGCCGGCTCATGCGCGACTTCCTGAGTGTCGCGGGAAACGACTACGCCATCATCAGCACGCAGGTGTTGCCGAACGTGTTCACCGATTCGTTGTACGCGCGGAAATCACTAGCGCCCACAGCGCCGTCACGCGTACTCGCGCTGCCCGGATTTGGTTGGCTTTTGAGCGCGCGCACCAACAGGGAGATCTGGATCGCAACCGCGAGCAAGCCGAAGCAGACCGCCGCGCCCGCACCCATTGCAGGAGTGGAAACAAAACTCCTCCGTTACCGCCACACACTCGTCGGAATCGACCGCCCCGTGTCACCCTCGCGCGGCAGCATCGACGTGTATCCTCAGCCCGCCCGCAGCGGAGCAGTCATGCACCTCAGCACCTCGATTACATCCGCCGACACACAGCTCTCCGTCCACGACGTACACGGCCGCACCGTCTTTGCGCAGACCATCGCCGCCTCCTCCGCGACGGAGGAAAACAGTTTCACCCTTCCCACGCTCCCCGCCGGCATGTACATGCTTCGACTCAGCAACAGCCACGACGCACGGATGGGAAGGGTGGTGGTTGTTCGGTAGATGGGTAGATGGGTAGATGGTAGATGGTAGCTGGTAGATGGGTAGGCGAGGGATCTGCGCTGCGACAGTGAGGACACAGGAGACAGGAATCAGGAGACAGTCATCCGGTTGATCAACCCGTGATTTCTGTCTCCTGACTCCTGTCTCCTTTCGCGATTTTCGTAGATCGATCTACCTATCTACTATCTACTATCTACTATCTACCCATCTACCCAGTGAACGGAAATCACGCGACCGTCCACAGGCCGTCACGCATGATCTCCTGCGTTGCGCCATCGGGATACGTGAGCGTGACGGATTTGACCACGATATCCGGCTGGAGTGATGCGACGTAGACGCGGTCGATATGAATGACGTTCTTGAGATCGTTGAAAGACGCGGGAGAGACGATGCCGCCGAAGTGTTCGCTGCGGCCGAAGGCCACATGCAGACCAAGCTTTTCGTCCATCAACAGACTCCCGACGGCGGTGCAGCCGAATTCGCCCAGCACGCCGTGACCGATTTCTGCGATATTGCCGTAGGCCGGTTCGAGCGCGAGCATGGCGCGTTCCTTTTCCGACTGCGGACCCTCACTCAGCACTTCCACCGCGCGGTTGTTTTCGATGCGGTACACAACGATCTCGCCGCCGAACTGCACGGGCAGCAGACCCGAGCTGCGGCTCGGATCGCCGTCCTTCTCGCCTTCGTACGGCACGATGTACGTTTCCCCTGAGGGAAGATTGCCCACGACCATATCGTCGTGAAACATTCCGCTGGAGGGCGTCGCGGTGCGATGACGCAAATCCACATCAAATACGTATTCGCTGCCGCGCGCCTCGAACACGATCACCTCGCGCTCGGCGCGATCGAGCAACACCTTTAACGCCATGATCCGTTCGTGCACCTTCGCATAGTCGAGATTGAGCGACGGCAGCATCGAGAGCACAAAGCCGGGCATGGTGGTGCCGCGGAAGTTGTATTTCTTCGCCAGCATCTTGCAGGGGGCTGTCGCGGAGAACTCCGTAAGCGCGATGATGAGATTTGTCCCGTTCATGATCTCGGCCAGACGTGTGGCCATTCCGTCGGCGCGCAGTGTATCGGCGTTCAGATCCCCGGGCCGACCGCCCCAATGGTACAGATCCGTGGGCAGATCGTTATTGTTACTGCCGACGTTCGGATAATAATAGATCTCGACGCGTTTGAGACCGAGTTCGTTCTTGAAGCTGATGGCCTTGATCCACCAGTCGTAGGCCAGCTCGCGCCGCTCGCGCCACTCCTGCGTGTCGGGCACCTTCGCGTCGGGGACATCCACAAGGATGGTCAGTACCTGGTCGCTCTCGCGAATCTTGTACACGGTGCGGAACAATGATTTTAATTCGTCGGCTGTGAGCATGTCCATGGCGATCCTTGGTATGTGATAATGTTCAAGATCGGTCGGATGTACGAGAGAAACAAAAAATGCACGATTTCGGCGGCTACGGGTGCATCCATATGTCTCGCCGCACCGACTGATTCATACCGCAATACTATCAATGCCTGTTTGAAGACGCCCGCCCGCGGAGCCGATCAGCCCGCCATCCTTCCTTGCGGCGGAGTTTTTTTCCTCCGGATATTATCGTAATTTCATGGACGAATTCGATAACGGATTCACGAACACGCACCTCCTGTCCCATGCCACACCGCCGAAGCGCGCACGGCGCTTCCCTTCCAGACTCCGACACAGCCGTTCTCCCGACTTCCCGGAAAGTATTCCGCCCCCGCCGGGTCGGCCAGTTTCATTTTTCCCGTCTTTCCCCCCTTCCTCACATCGCACAAGGACCGAGCGATGGCTCATCCATGATGCACCCCCTGTCTTTCACCTTCAGTGTTTTCCATATCTGATCCACGATACAAGGACCCACCATGAGCACGCGAAAGAAAATCACCATCGACGGCAACGAGGCGGCGGCATTCGTCGCGCACAAAACCAACGAGGTGTGCGCCATCTATCCCATCACGCCCAGCTCGAACATGGGCGAGTGGGCCGACGCCTGGTCGGCGGCGGGACACAAGAACATCTGGGGCACGGTTCCGACCGTCGTCGAGTTGCAGAGCGAAGGCGGCGCCTCAGGCGCGGTGCACGGCGCGCTGCAGACAGGCGCGTTGACCACCACGTTCACGGCCTCGCAGGGATTGCTCCTCATGATCCCGAACATGTACAAAATCGCGGGCGAGCTGACCTCGACCGTGTTCCACGTCTCTGCACGCTCGCTCGCCTGCCAGGCCCTGTCGATCTTCGGCGATCACAGCGACGTGATGGCAGTGCGTCAGACCGGTTGGGCGCTGCTCGCCTCGGCGTCGGTGCAGGAAGTGATGGACCAGGCGCTCATCGCGCAGGCCGCGACTCTCGAATCACGCGTGCCGTTCATGCATTTCTTCGACGGCTTCCGCACTTCGCATGAAGTGATGAAAATCGAGGAGCTGACCGACGACGACATGCACGCGATGCTGCCCTTCGAACTGATCGACGCGCATCGCAAACGCGGACTCACCCCCGAATCCCCCGTGCTCCGCGGCACCGCGCAGAATCCCGACGTGTATTTCCAGGGCCGCGAGACCGTCAATCCCTTCTACACCGTCTGTCCCGAGATCGTGCAGAAGGCGATGGACAAGTTCGCCACTCTCACGGGCCGCCAGTATAAGCTGTTCAGCTACATCGGCCATCCCGAAGCCGATCGTATCATCATCATCATGGGCTCGGGCGCGGGCACGGCCGAGGAGACGATCAACTATCTGCTCTCCAAGGGCGAAAAGGTCGGCATGATCAAGGTGCACCTCTTCCGTCCCTTCTCCGTCAAACATTTTATTGACGCGATTCCCGCCAGCGTGCGCAAGATCGCCGTGCTCGACCGCACGAAGGAGCCGGGTTCGGCGGGTGAACCGCTGTATCAGGATGTGCTCACGGCACTCGCCGAGACGATGGCAGAAGGCACGC comes from Ignavibacteriota bacterium and encodes:
- a CDS encoding ester cyclase, which translates into the protein MHRTTTLCALVAIVSLLSACKPADPNAAMEEQNKKTMQAFVDAMNNRNFDKLGDFVDVNYTEHTPDPMMKSKGLAGLLESMRATETMLPDFKVQVNWMIAEGDLVMSHYRWTGTNTGSVEGMPATGKAMDVEGVDIVRFKDGKGVEHWGYFDMGKMMEQMGMTWAPMTADAGK
- a CDS encoding T9SS type A sorting domain-containing protein; amino-acid sequence: MRLVYGTIAGLLLLVGSAAAQLEEVLVPSFSPELPYAAIEWADSSTGFVFDEGGRYIKTSDGGATWKADSLPFSFIGPNTIGYRKVHEVDFRTRDFGVVVFSRRHDTLFYAWTENGGSTWTPMQTRIPGRYGGWVRPNVYLRPLHRNLWFLQYGLDSLSTRLYNPALFQSTNQGQSWERISVDPEVVISYPDVVEMHTYVMLDAMRHIVFIGTTGRLSEEIPRFWARGTFDGGRTWITQEWNNGQSSPLEFRAIRMTSDTSFSMIFNAGSATTRAWTPGPDAGTAPTITVAWPDRSIWTSRAEVLPRPGRLMRDFLSVAGNDYAIISTQVLPNVFTDSLYARKSLAPTAPSRVLALPGFGWLLSARTNREIWIATASKPKQTAAPAPIAGVETKLLRYRHTLVGIDRPVSPSRGSIDVYPQPARSGAVMHLSTSITSADTQLSVHDVHGRTVFAQTIAASSATEENSFTLPTLPAGMYMLRLSNSHDARMGRVVVVR